The Elusimicrobium sp. DNA window GCTTGGTTACTTCGCCTTGTTGGTCTTTGATGCGGCGGTCGGAAGCGGTGGTGATGATAAATTTTTCTTCTAAGGTAAGGTTAATAAACCCCGGCGCAACGGCCACGGCATCTGCCACGGCGGTTACTTCGCGCAAGACTTTGCACGCTTCTTTGGCAATTTCCATGGGGTTTTTGCGCAGTTTTTTGGCTGCGGCCATGGCCCAGTTTAAGGATACATCAGCCCCGGTGTGGGCAGGCGCGGGGGAAAATTCCACGGCGGGAAGTTCCGCCCCTTGGAAATACTCGGCGCTGGAAAGTTTTACAGTAATATCTTGTTTCAGTTTTTCTAACATGGTAGGTTACTTCTTTTTAGTAGTTTTTTTAACCGTAGTCTTTTTAGCGGCCGTTTTTTTGACCGTAGCTTTTTTGGTAGAGGTCTTTTTTGTGGCGGTTTTTTTCACTGCGGTTTTTTTCGTAGTTGTTTTTTTGGCGGCCGTCTTTTTGGCGGCGGCTTTTTTTACCGTTTTCTTGACGGGTTTTTTGAAATCGATTTCTTTGCCGAAACTGAAAATTTTGTCCAAGGCATAAAAGTCGCGCGCTTCTTGGGTCATTACATGTGCCAAAAAGCCGCCGTAATCGCTTACGCGCCAGAGGTTGCTGTCTCCGCCGTCGCGGTTGGATTTGTAGTAGCCTTGTTCTTTGAGTTTTTTGCTGATTTCTTCTTCTACGGCATCTAAATGAGGTTTAGAAGTGGCTGTGGCGATTAAAATATAGTCGCATAAGGAGGAAAGCCCGCACAAATCGATTACTTTAATGTTTTCCGCTTTTTTGTCATCTGCCAAGCGGGCCGCCAGGCAAACCAGTTCTTTTGTATTCATAAAAATTGACCTCTCATTAAACGATAAATAGCAATACAATTAGTTTAGCATTTTTTGTATGGTATTGCGATATATGCCACCCGCTTTAGAGCGGCATTTTGAAATCTTTTCCCAGCACAATGCGCGTATCGCAAATGGCTCCGCCGGGCGCCCCGGCTTTTATTTCGGTGTGGATACCCAATGCTTGGCTGATTTGTTTTACCTGTACCAGCCTGCCGCTGTAATCTTCCAACCAGGAAGTTTCCTGCACGGAGGGGTAATTGTCGTACTGCAATACATCTACGCGCAGTTGTCCTTTTGCGTTTTGTTCGCGCAGGTATTGGGTCAGTTCGGAGGCAAGGCCCCTCTTGCCGGAGGCGTTCATGATTTCCACCACAATCGGGCGGTCTTTGGCCGACACGGTGGCCACATCTTGCATGGGATATGCACGCATATCGGTTTGCGAGTTTTTGCGGCGTTTTTTGGTGCGGGATAAAGATTTAACGGTAAAATCGTTGGCTTCCAGTTGGGAAAGTCTCATAGACAAAAGGATAAACTCCGCCGGCGTAATGTTGGTGCGGCGGTTGTGGCGGGCGTCCAGGTATTCCCAAGCCAGGCGGGCCGCCAATAAGGGATTATAACGCCAAGCGGCCAAGCGGTATTTGAAATGTTCCCAGAAAAACTCCTGGTCGGTTAACTTGGGAATAAAATAGCGCAGGTTTTGAGTGGGCAATTTTTCGCTTTCCAGCAGTTTTTTTACGCGGGTAACCGGGTCTTTTTGATTTCGTTTTTCACTTAAAATTTGTACGAGAGCTTTGTTGGTTTTCGGATTATAGGATACAAACATTGCCGGAGTGGTTAACACGGTCAGTTTTACTTCCCCTTGCGAAGCCCCGCTTAGAATCTGGGCATACGGGGAGGAAAACTGGGCATAGGCCGCCCACGCCGTGAGTGCGATTAACAACCACAGTAGCAGTTTGCCTACTATTTTTCGCGTTTTATTAAGTGATTCCATAAATCAATACCGAGCGGACAGAGCCATTTTTGCGAATCAATGGTAAACAAAAGTTTTCGGTTGGCCGCATAGACGAGGGCCTTATCCAAATCTTGCAAAGCCAAATTGCGGATAACAAACGCATCTTTGTACTTGCGGTCTTTAGAAGAAATATCGGCCACAAATAAAATTTTGGAAAGGGTACTCATCTTTAGGCTGCCCAATGTATGTTCGGCAATGGCATTGAGCACATCTTTATCTTTTACATCAAAAACATGTTTGGCTATCCACGCGGAAACATAACTGTGCAGTAAACTGGGTTCTTGCCCGCAAATATCTTCAAAAAAGGGCACTTTTATTTTGTGCTTTTTAGAAAATTCAATCAGTTCTTCGCCGGAAAAACCTTTTGCGGCGTCGTGCAAAATGCCGGAACGGACGGCCGATTCCACATTTACATCGTAAATATCGCTTAGTGCGGCAGCCATTTCGGCTACATTTTTGGAGTGCAGGTAGCGGTTGGTTTTTAAGTGGTCTTTTAACCAATCGTGAACATCTAAGCCGTATAATTTGTTTTCTTTGATTGTTTTTACGATAGAGGAAGGTACTGTGTCGGGCACATCTCCGCAAGCCAAAATGTGCGCGCGCACGCGGCTGGAAGAAAGTTTAGGGAAGAATCCCGGCAAAAATACATGACGAAAATCGGCCGGGTTTTCATCGTAGCCTTTTCGTTTTCCGGCTACTACTATGGCATTATCAAAAATGTATTTGGGGTTTTTCCAGTTATGTAAATCGTTTAAGCAGTCCGTCCCCACCAGTAAATAAATTTCCGGGTTTTTGTATTTCTTTTTGAGGTATTGTACCAACTGATAGGTATAGGTTTTGCCGCCTTGTTTCAGTTCGTAATCGTCGAAAATAACATTTTTCCCCATGCCCGCAAAGGCTTGTTTAAGCATTTTCATGCGCAAGCGGAACGGTGTGGGCGATTTAGCCTTGAAGGGGGAGTGATAAGCAGGCACAATATGGGCTACATCGGGCGCGAGCATTTTTAACGCGCGACGGAAAAGCGAAACATGGCCTTTATGTACAGGGTCAAAACTACCCCCAAAAACTAGGACTTTCATAACACCTCATTATACAAGTTTTTCAGCGATTTCCAATCCTTGCAAAAGGGATTTTTCCATAAAGGAATATTCCCATTTTCCGTAACGCCCCGCCAACAGACAACCCCGTTTAAGAAGGGCCTTTTCGGCCGCGTAAACGGTTTTGGCGCGGCGGGAATTATAAACGGCGTAAGCGTAGGGTAAAAATTGCCAAAAGGAAAACAGTTTTTCGTCGGACTTATTTATTATACCTTTTTGGATAAGGCTGTTCCAAATCTGTTTTTCCGTCTTTGCCGTGGGGGGTGTATCCCCCGGAAGTTCCACATAAAAAGAACGGGTGAAAGACGGCGCGTTTTGCGGCGAAAAAGAACTTTGCATACCCACGCGGTAACAAGGGTCGGTTTCGTCCGGCAGGTATATCCAACTGAAGGGTTTTTTGCGGCTTTTTATTGCTAAATTATATACCCGAACGGACGTGTGGGATAGATCGTCCGCCAAGGCCGAAAGGGTGGGTTCTCCTTCTAAACTGCGTAGTAATTCGGGTAACGGAATCGTGCTGATAAGAAACTCAAACGATACGGTTTCTTCCCCGATTCGGGCCGTTTTCTTTTTTAGGTTAATGCTGGTGGCAGGGGCCCGCAGCCGTAAATTTTTGACATGTTTGCAAAGGGCCTCTACCAACGCTTGGCAGCCGCCTTTTCGGGGATAATAAAATTCTCCGTTGTATCCGTATGATTTTTTAGGCTTTTGTCGGCTACTTTTTTGAATTTCTTGTGCGTTCGGGCAGGGTACAAACGGCCCGCACCAATCACAGGTTAACTCTCGGGGAGAGCAACCCCATAATTTAGTGTTATAGGGGCGCATAAACTGTTCATATACTCCCTTGCCGAAGGAGTGCAGGCACCAGTCCTCAAAATTTTTCGGTTCTTTTTTGGGGGCCGTTAAGGCTTCCGCTAATCCCGCTACACATGCGTTTCTTTGACGGGCGGGAAGCGCAAATAAATTGGCTTGAAAAGGGAAAGGAATTCGTGATTTGTTTGTATAAATCGATGCCTTTCGTTTTTGGCGGAGCAGGTTGGTTTTCAATAATTTTTTTACCAGTTTTTTCCCGTAGGGGGTATGCAGGTGTAAAAGGTGGCCCGCGTAATCAAAGGTAAAACCGTTTTTTTGTATGCTTCCGCACAAACCTCCGGGCGCACTTTCCCGCTCGGCTACCAAGTAATCGGTTTGGCCGAATTTTTCCAAATGATAAGCAATGCTTAGCCCGGTCAGGCCGCCGCCTAAAATAAGAATTTTAGTGTGCATGTTCTTTCAGTAAATACAGGGTAGTGTCTATCATTACCCAAGCGGTAATTCCCAGCAACAAAAGGGCGGTTTTCCAACTGCTGTAAATCAGGAAAAACGCGAAAGTATTGGCAGTAATTCCCGCCGCCATAAATAAAATTAAAATATGGCTTTTTTTGACACCTTGCTTTTGCAAGCGCAGGGCGGCGTGGTCGTCGCTTCCCTTGAGGGGATTT harbors:
- the rsfS gene encoding ribosome silencing factor, with amino-acid sequence MNTKELVCLAARLADDKKAENIKVIDLCGLSSLCDYILIATATSKPHLDAVEEEISKKLKEQGYYKSNRDGGDSNLWRVSDYGGFLAHVMTQEARDFYALDKIFSFGKEIDFKKPVKKTVKKAAAKKTAAKKTTTKKTAVKKTATKKTSTKKATVKKTAAKKTTVKKTTKKK
- a CDS encoding nicotinate-nucleotide adenylyltransferase, encoding MKVLVFGGSFDPVHKGHVSLFRRALKMLAPDVAHIVPAYHSPFKAKSPTPFRLRMKMLKQAFAGMGKNVIFDDYELKQGGKTYTYQLVQYLKKKYKNPEIYLLVGTDCLNDLHNWKNPKYIFDNAIVVAGKRKGYDENPADFRHVFLPGFFPKLSSSRVRAHILACGDVPDTVPSSIVKTIKENKLYGLDVHDWLKDHLKTNRYLHSKNVAEMAAALSDIYDVNVESAVRSGILHDAAKGFSGEELIEFSKKHKIKVPFFEDICGQEPSLLHSYVSAWIAKHVFDVKDKDVLNAIAEHTLGSLKMSTLSKILFVADISSKDRKYKDAFVIRNLALQDLDKALVYAANRKLLFTIDSQKWLCPLGIDLWNHLIKREK
- a CDS encoding LytR family transcriptional regulator yields the protein MESLNKTRKIVGKLLLWLLIALTAWAAYAQFSSPYAQILSGASQGEVKLTVLTTPAMFVSYNPKTNKALVQILSEKRNQKDPVTRVKKLLESEKLPTQNLRYFIPKLTDQEFFWEHFKYRLAAWRYNPLLAARLAWEYLDARHNRRTNITPAEFILLSMRLSQLEANDFTVKSLSRTKKRRKNSQTDMRAYPMQDVATVSAKDRPIVVEIMNASGKRGLASELTQYLREQNAKGQLRVDVLQYDNYPSVQETSWLEDYSGRLVQVKQISQALGIHTEIKAGAPGGAICDTRIVLGKDFKMPL